In one Phaenicophaeus curvirostris isolate KB17595 chromosome 19, BPBGC_Pcur_1.0, whole genome shotgun sequence genomic region, the following are encoded:
- the COX11 gene encoding cytochrome c oxidase assembly protein COX11, mitochondrial, with amino-acid sequence MLPCGWRGAALWLPALRAAAPAPRCGPWGAAGARGLRSSNPYTRGQEEEWRRRNRSALAYIAAAAVGMVGLSYAAVPLYRLYCQATGLGGTTGAGSSSERIEHMEPVRDRVIRVTFNADVHSSIQWHFRPQQSEIYVVPGETALAFYKAKNPTDKPVIGISTYNVIPFEAGQYFNKIQCFCFEEQRLNPQEEVDMPVFFYIDPEFAEDPKMAKVDLITLSYTFFEAKEGLKLPLPGYQ; translated from the exons ATGCTGCCGTGCGGGTGGCGGGGGGCCGCGCTGTGGCTGCCGGCGCTGAGggccgcggccccggccccccGGTGCGGGCCGTGGGGGGCGGCCGGGGCCCGCGGGCTGCGGAGCTCCAACCCCTACACGCGCgggcaggaggaggagtggCGGCGCCGCAACCGGTCGGCGCTGGCCTACATCGCGGCGGCCGCCGTGGGCATGGTGGGCCTGTCCTACGCCGCCGTGCCGCTCTACCGGCTCTACTGCCAG GCCACGGGGCTGGGCGGGACGACGGGCgcaggcagcagctcagagcGGATCGAGCACATGGAGCCAGTGCGGGACCGGGTCATCAGGGTGACATTCAACGCAGACGTGCACTCCAGCATCCAGTGGCACTTCAGGCCCCAGCAGAGCGAGATCTAT GTGGTACCAGGAGAGACTGCACTGGCgttttataaagcaaaaaacCCTACTGACAAACCTGTCATTGGAATCTCTACCTACAACGTGATCCCCTTTGAAGCAGGacaatatttcaataaaatacaA tgcttttgttttgaagagCAGCGGCTAAACCCTCAAGAGGAAGTGGACATGCCTGTTTTTTTCTACATTGATCCAGAATTCGCAGAGGACCCTAAAATGGCCAAAGTGGATTTGATCACCCTCTCTTACACCTTCTTTGAAGCAAAGGAAGGACTGAAGCTACCACTTCCTGGCTATCAGTAA